From one Bacteroides fragilis NCTC 9343 genomic stretch:
- a CDS encoding bifunctional fucokinase/fucose-1-phosphate guanylyltransferase has translation MQKLLSLPSNLVQSFHELERVNRTDWFCTSDPVGKKLGSGGGTSWLLEECYNEYSDGATFGEWLEKEKRILLHAGGQSRRLPGYAPSGKILTPVPVFRWERGQHLGQNLLSLQLPLYEKIMSLAPDKLHTLIASGDVYIRSEKPLQSIPEADVVCYGLWVDPSLATHHGVFASDRKHPEQLDFMLQKPSLAELESLSKTHLFLMDIGIWLLSDRAVEILMKRSHKESSEELKYYDLYSDFGLALGTHPRIEDEEVNTLSVAILPLPGGEFYHYGTSKELISSTLSVQNKVYDQRRIMHRKVKPNPAMFVQNAVVRIPLCAENADLWIENSHIGPKWKIASRHIITGVPENDWSLAVPAGVCVDVVPMGDKGFVARPYGLDDVFKGDLRDSKTTLTGIPFGEWMSKRGLSYTDLKGRTDDLQAVSVFPMVNSVEELGLVLRWMLSEPELEEGKNIWLRSEHFSADEISAGANLKRLYAQREEFRKGNWKALAVNHEKSVFYQLDLADAAEDFVRLGLDMPELLPEDALQMSRIHNRMLRARILKLDGKDYRPEEQAAFDLLRDGLLDGISNRKSTPKLDVYSDQIVWGRSPVRIDMAGGWTDTPPYSLYSGGNVVNLAIELNGQPPLQVYVKPCKDFHIVLRSIDMGAMEIVSTFDELQDYKKIGSPFSIPKAALSLAGFAPAFSAVSYASLEEQLKDFGAGIEVTLLAAIPAGSGLGTSSILASTVLGAINDFCGLAWDKNEICQRTLVLEQLLTTGGGWQDQYGGVLQGVKLLQTEAGFAQSPLVRWLPDHLFTHPEYKDCHLLYYTGITRTAKGILAEIVSSMFLNSSLHLNLLSEMKAHALDMNEAIQRGSFVEFGRLVGKTWEQNKALDSGTNPPAVEAIIDLIKDYTLGYKLPGAGGGGYLYMVAKDPQAAVRIRKILTENAPNPRARFVEMTLSDKGFQVSRS, from the coding sequence ATGCAAAAACTACTATCTTTACCGTCCAATCTGGTTCAGTCTTTTCATGAACTGGAGAGGGTGAATCGTACCGATTGGTTTTGTACTTCCGACCCGGTAGGTAAGAAACTTGGTTCCGGTGGTGGAACATCCTGGCTGCTTGAAGAATGTTATAATGAATATTCAGATGGTGCTACTTTTGGAGAGTGGCTTGAAAAAGAAAAAAGAATTCTTCTTCATGCGGGTGGGCAAAGCCGTCGTTTACCCGGCTATGCACCTTCTGGAAAGATTCTCACTCCGGTTCCTGTGTTCCGGTGGGAGAGAGGGCAACATCTGGGACAAAATCTGCTTTCTCTGCAACTTCCCCTATATGAAAAAATCATGTCTTTGGCTCCGGATAAACTCCATACACTGATTGCGAGTGGTGATGTCTATATTCGTTCGGAGAAACCTTTGCAGAGTATTCCCGAAGCGGATGTGGTTTGTTATGGACTGTGGGTAGATCCGTCTCTGGCTACCCATCATGGCGTGTTTGCTTCCGATCGCAAACATCCCGAACAACTCGACTTTATGCTTCAGAAGCCTTCGTTGGCAGAATTGGAATCTTTATCGAAGACCCATTTGTTCCTGATGGACATCGGTATATGGCTTTTGAGTGACCGTGCCGTAGAAATCTTGATGAAACGTTCTCATAAAGAAAGCTCTGAAGAACTAAAGTATTATGATCTTTATTCCGATTTTGGATTAGCTTTGGGAACTCATCCCCGTATTGAAGACGAAGAGGTCAATACGCTATCCGTTGCTATTCTGCCTTTGCCGGGAGGAGAGTTCTATCATTACGGGACCAGTAAAGAACTGATTTCTTCAACTCTTTCCGTACAGAATAAGGTTTACGATCAGCGTCGTATCATGCACCGTAAAGTAAAGCCCAATCCGGCTATGTTTGTCCAAAATGCTGTCGTGCGGATACCTCTTTGTGCCGAGAATGCTGATTTATGGATCGAGAACAGTCATATCGGACCAAAGTGGAAGATTGCTTCACGACATATTATTACCGGGGTTCCGGAAAATGACTGGTCATTGGCTGTGCCTGCCGGAGTGTGTGTAGATGTGGTTCCGATGGGTGATAAGGGCTTTGTTGCCCGTCCATACGGTCTGGACGATGTTTTCAAAGGAGATTTGAGAGATTCCAAAACAACCCTGACGGGTATTCCTTTTGGTGAATGGATGTCCAAACGCGGTTTGTCATATACAGATTTGAAAGGACGTACGGACGATTTACAGGCAGTTTCCGTATTCCCTATGGTTAATTCTGTAGAAGAGTTGGGATTGGTGTTGAGGTGGATGTTGTCCGAACCCGAACTGGAGGAAGGAAAGAATATCTGGTTACGTTCCGAACATTTTTCTGCGGACGAAATTTCGGCAGGTGCCAATCTGAAGCGTTTGTATGCACAACGTGAAGAGTTCAGAAAAGGAAACTGGAAAGCATTGGCCGTTAATCATGAAAAAAGTGTTTTTTATCAACTTGATTTGGCCGATGCAGCTGAAGATTTTGTACGTCTTGGTTTGGATATGCCTGAATTATTGCCTGAGGATGCTCTGCAGATGTCACGCATCCATAACCGGATGTTGCGTGCGCGTATTTTGAAATTAGACGGGAAAGATTATCGTCCGGAAGAACAGGCTGCTTTTGATTTGCTTCGTGACGGCTTGCTGGACGGGATCAGTAATCGTAAGAGTACCCCAAAATTGGATGTATATTCCGATCAGATTGTTTGGGGACGTAGCCCCGTGCGCATCGATATGGCAGGTGGATGGACCGATACTCCTCCTTATTCACTTTATTCGGGAGGAAATGTGGTGAATCTAGCCATTGAGTTGAACGGACAACCTCCCTTACAGGTCTATGTGAAGCCGTGTAAAGACTTCCATATCGTCCTGCGTTCTATCGATATGGGTGCTATGGAAATAGTATCTACGTTTGATGAATTGCAAGATTATAAGAAGATCGGTTCACCTTTCTCTATTCCGAAAGCCGCTCTGTCATTGGCAGGCTTTGCACCTGCGTTTTCTGCTGTATCTTATGCTTCATTAGAGGAACAGCTTAAAGATTTCGGTGCAGGTATTGAAGTGACTTTATTGGCTGCTATTCCTGCCGGTTCCGGTTTGGGCACCAGTTCCATTCTGGCTTCTACCGTACTTGGTGCCATTAACGATTTCTGTGGTTTAGCCTGGGATAAAAATGAGATTTGTCAACGTACTCTTGTTCTTGAACAATTGCTGACTACCGGAGGTGGATGGCAGGATCAGTATGGAGGTGTGTTGCAGGGTGTGAAGCTTCTTCAGACCGAGGCCGGCTTTGCTCAAAGTCCATTGGTGCGTTGGCTACCCGATCATTTATTTACGCATCCTGAATACAAAGACTGTCACTTGCTTTATTATACCGGTATAACTCGTACGGCAAAAGGGATCTTGGCAGAAATAGTCAGTTCCATGTTCCTCAATTCATCGTTGCATCTCAATTTACTTTCGGAAATGAAGGCGCATGCATTGGATATGAATGAAGCTATACAGCGTGGAAGTTTTGTTGAGTTTGGCCGTTTGGTAGGAAAAACCTGGGAACAAAACAAAGCATTGGATAGCGGAACAAATCCTCCGGCTGTGGAGGCAATTATCGATCTGATAAAAGATTATACCTTGGGATATAAATTGCCGGGAGCCGGTGGTGGCGGGTACTTATATATGGTAGCGAAAGATCCGCAAGCTGCTGTTCGTATTCGTAAGATACTGACAGAAAACGCTCCGAATCCGCGGGCACGTTTTGTCGAAATGACGTTATCTGATAAGGGATTCCAAGTATCACGATCATAA
- a CDS encoding L-rhamnose mutarotase, with amino-acid sequence MKRYCQTLELYNDSELIRAYVEEHQHVWPEIKAGIREVGILDMQIYIHEHTLFMIVDTVDEFDWIKDNERLAKLPRQAEWEAYMSRFQRSLPGQASHEKWKMMERIFKL; translated from the coding sequence ATGAAAAGATATTGCCAAACACTCGAATTATATAATGATTCGGAATTGATTCGTGCTTATGTCGAAGAACATCAGCATGTGTGGCCAGAAATTAAAGCCGGTATCCGTGAAGTCGGGATACTCGATATGCAGATTTATATCCACGAACATACACTCTTTATGATTGTCGATACGGTAGATGAATTCGATTGGATAAAAGATAACGAGCGCTTGGCTAAACTTCCCCGGCAGGCAGAATGGGAGGCTTATATGTCTCGCTTTCAGCGTTCATTGCCCGGACAAGCGTCACATGAGAAGTGGAAAATGATGGAACGTATATTTAAACTCTGA
- the dnaB gene encoding replicative DNA helicase, with protein MAEQRRNTRSTAKSKVQPVNDYGRIQPQAPELEEAVLGALMIEKDAYSLVSEILRPESFYEHRHQLIYAAITDLAVNQKPVDILTVKEQLSKRGELEEVGGPFYITQLSSKVASSAHIEYHARIIAQKYLARELITFTSNIQSKAFDETLDVDDLMQEAEGKLFEISQRNMKKDYTQINPIIAEAYEQIQKAAARTDGLSGLESGYTKLDKMTSGWQKSDLIIIAARPAMGKTAFVLSMAKNIAVNFRNPVALFSLEMSNVQLVNRLISNVCEIPSEKIKSGQLAAYEWQQLDYKLKDLLDAPLYVDDTPSLSVFELRTKARRLVREHGVRIIIIDYLQLMNASGMAFGSRQEEVSTISRSLKGLAKELNIPIIALSQLNRGVESREGLEGKRPQLSDLRESGAIEQDADMVCFIHRPEYYKIFQDDKGNDLRGMAEIIIAKHRNGAVGDVLLRFKGEYTRFQNPDDDMVIPLPDAGAMLGSRMNNSGTVPPPPAEFAPQNNNPFGGGNDGPLPF; from the coding sequence ATGGCCGAACAAAGAAGAAATACCCGCAGTACTGCTAAGTCTAAGGTGCAACCCGTAAATGATTACGGGCGCATCCAACCGCAAGCGCCGGAACTGGAAGAAGCCGTGCTCGGGGCCTTGATGATTGAAAAAGATGCCTATTCGCTGGTGAGTGAGATTCTCCGTCCGGAATCGTTTTACGAACATAGGCATCAATTGATTTATGCAGCTATTACCGATCTTGCCGTTAATCAAAAACCGGTAGATATTCTTACTGTGAAGGAGCAGCTCAGTAAGCGTGGTGAGCTGGAAGAAGTCGGAGGACCGTTTTATATTACTCAATTGAGCAGTAAAGTGGCATCTTCCGCCCATATTGAATATCATGCCCGTATTATTGCACAAAAATATTTGGCAAGAGAGCTCATTACTTTTACAAGTAACATACAGAGTAAGGCTTTTGACGAAACTCTCGATGTGGACGATCTTATGCAAGAGGCCGAAGGGAAACTCTTTGAGATTTCACAGCGGAACATGAAGAAGGACTATACGCAGATCAATCCGATTATTGCCGAGGCTTATGAACAGATTCAGAAAGCCGCCGCACGTACCGATGGTCTGAGCGGATTGGAGAGTGGATATACCAAACTGGATAAGATGACTTCCGGATGGCAGAAATCCGACTTGATAATTATTGCTGCCCGTCCGGCCATGGGTAAAACGGCTTTTGTACTTTCAATGGCTAAGAATATTGCCGTGAATTTCAGGAATCCGGTAGCCTTGTTTTCTCTTGAAATGAGTAACGTTCAGTTGGTCAATCGTCTGATCTCGAACGTTTGTGAAATTCCGAGTGAAAAAATCAAGAGCGGACAATTGGCAGCTTATGAATGGCAACAGCTCGATTATAAATTGAAGGATTTGCTGGATGCACCGCTTTATGTCGATGATACTCCCTCTCTGTCCGTATTTGAGCTTCGAACCAAGGCACGTCGATTGGTTCGTGAGCATGGAGTAAGAATTATCATCATTGACTACTTGCAGTTGATGAACGCCAGCGGTATGGCATTTGGCAGCCGTCAGGAAGAGGTTAGTACCATTTCACGTTCGTTGAAGGGGCTTGCCAAAGAGTTGAATATTCCGATTATTGCTCTGTCTCAGTTGAATCGTGGTGTCGAGAGTCGTGAAGGGCTTGAAGGAAAACGTCCTCAGTTGAGTGACCTTCGTGAATCCGGTGCAATCGAGCAGGATGCCGATATGGTGTGTTTCATTCACCGCCCCGAATATTACAAGATATTTCAGGATGATAAAGGAAACGATCTCCGTGGAATGGCCGAAATTATTATCGCTAAGCATCGTAATGGTGCGGTTGGCGATGTTCTGCTACGATTTAAAGGTGAGTATACCCGTTTCCAGAATCCGGATGACGATATGGTAATTCCGTTGCCTGATGCCGGGGCCATGCTTGGGTCACGAATGAATAATAGCGGAACAGTACCTCCGCCTCCTGCTGAATTTGCCCCTCAGAATAATAATCCGTTCGGAGGTGGAAATGACGGACCTCTGCCTTTTTAA
- the ispE gene encoding 4-(cytidine 5'-diphospho)-2-C-methyl-D-erythritol kinase, with protein sequence MITFPNAKINLGLNITEKRPDGYHNLETVFYPIPLEDALEITILNDSKQKFVLHQSGLEISGEPETNLVVKAYLLLEQEFQLPPVDIYLYKHIPSGAGLGGGSADAAFMLKLLNEKFNLHLADEKLEEYAAILGADCAFFIKNKPTFAEGIGNIFSPVDLSLKGYQLVLVKPDVFVSTRDAFSQIKPHYPDHSLKEIIRRPVSEWKNCMFNDFEKSVFPQYPVIEEIKKELYSKGAIYAAMSGSGSSVFGLFSPEEKITKMDFEAAFCFQTELK encoded by the coding sequence ATGATTACATTTCCGAATGCCAAAATAAATCTGGGACTGAACATTACCGAGAAACGTCCGGACGGATACCACAATCTGGAAACTGTATTTTATCCCATACCTCTGGAGGATGCCCTTGAAATCACAATATTAAATGACTCGAAACAAAAATTTGTCCTGCACCAATCCGGCCTGGAAATCAGCGGGGAGCCGGAAACCAACCTGGTAGTAAAGGCATACCTGCTGCTGGAACAGGAATTTCAATTACCTCCGGTAGACATTTATCTATATAAACATATTCCTTCGGGTGCCGGTTTGGGAGGTGGCTCGGCAGATGCTGCTTTCATGCTAAAATTGTTGAACGAAAAATTCAATTTACATCTGGCAGATGAAAAATTGGAAGAGTATGCTGCCATATTAGGAGCTGACTGCGCTTTTTTTATTAAAAACAAACCAACCTTTGCAGAGGGTATCGGCAACATTTTTTCCCCAGTCGATTTATCATTGAAAGGATATCAGTTGGTACTTGTAAAACCGGATGTCTTTGTCTCGACCCGAGACGCCTTTTCACAAATAAAACCTCACTACCCGGATCATTCATTGAAAGAAATTATAAGACGTCCGGTAAGCGAATGGAAAAACTGCATGTTCAATGACTTTGAGAAAAGCGTCTTTCCACAATACCCTGTCATTGAAGAAATAAAAAAAGAATTGTACAGCAAAGGAGCCATATATGCCGCCATGTCGGGTTCCGGTTCATCTGTTTTCGGATTATTCTCTCCCGAAGAAAAAATAACGAAAATGGATTTTGAAGCAGCATTCTGTTTCCAAACCGAATTGAAATAA
- a CDS encoding DUF4934 domain-containing protein, whose amino-acid sequence MKNYLITYSCAMFLLASCGSPSQQPKAPGQIDIAGKIESLTELKASDFIKEINYVALETTDSCLVNENPNIQVFKNNIIVNTNKQCLVFDKDSGKFLRSIGHIGNDPGGYSEATFWIDDITGELYFIGWNGTLMRYDLQGNYLGDVKVAPNLGVRNPACFVFTDSLIVSHQLSLLPIQGNEKKSPFLLLDKQGNVIDSIPSLLPVIPVTTNVVRLNILKSEKARELYGNIGVHGMMTAYFNNDDAIESPRVLSTLWKHNGKVRFKEAYLDTIYTLSENKLSPYLIFNTGKYHYPAEERYQQKENDERVKIDYVMESTTLIIFQFRQRGEVYTGIYNKDTQITQIAKGQNFVNDIDHFMPLNPRNCNTDNEYVDLVQANTILEWMEEHPEVNPEGKFSFIKGINEESNPVVILMK is encoded by the coding sequence ATGAAAAACTACTTAATAACGTATAGTTGTGCCATGTTTCTATTAGCCTCTTGCGGATCTCCATCCCAACAGCCAAAAGCACCGGGACAGATAGATATTGCCGGAAAAATAGAGAGCCTGACGGAACTTAAAGCATCTGATTTTATCAAAGAGATCAACTATGTGGCATTGGAGACTACAGACAGTTGTTTAGTAAACGAGAATCCTAATATACAGGTTTTCAAAAATAACATTATTGTAAATACAAACAAACAATGTTTGGTTTTCGATAAAGACAGTGGTAAATTTCTGCGTTCTATCGGTCATATAGGTAATGACCCGGGAGGATACAGCGAAGCAACCTTCTGGATTGACGATATAACAGGAGAACTGTATTTCATAGGATGGAACGGTACTCTTATGCGATACGACCTGCAAGGCAACTACTTGGGCGACGTCAAGGTTGCCCCAAACCTGGGAGTAAGAAATCCTGCTTGTTTTGTTTTCACAGATTCATTAATTGTCAGTCACCAATTGAGTCTCCTGCCAATACAAGGAAATGAAAAGAAATCTCCTTTCCTACTTCTTGACAAACAAGGAAATGTGATAGATAGTATCCCTTCTTTACTCCCAGTTATACCTGTCACCACTAATGTAGTACGATTAAACATATTAAAAAGTGAAAAAGCACGGGAGCTTTACGGTAATATAGGAGTTCATGGTATGATGACAGCATACTTTAATAATGATGACGCAATTGAATCACCACGAGTGCTTTCAACACTATGGAAACATAACGGAAAAGTACGATTTAAAGAGGCATATCTGGACACAATCTATACTTTATCCGAAAATAAATTATCTCCTTATCTGATTTTCAATACAGGCAAGTATCATTATCCGGCAGAAGAAAGATATCAGCAAAAAGAAAATGACGAAAGAGTCAAGATCGACTATGTGATGGAAAGTACCACTCTGATCATCTTCCAGTTCAGACAACGAGGAGAAGTGTATACCGGTATATATAATAAAGATACTCAAATAACTCAAATAGCCAAAGGACAGAATTTTGTAAACGATATCGATCATTTTATGCCATTAAATCCTCGGAATTGTAATACTGACAATGAATATGTAGATCTCGTTCAGGCAAACACTATACTGGAATGGATGGAAGAACATCCGGAAGTAAATCCAGAAGGCAAATTCTCTTTCATCAAAGGAATAAATGAAGAATCCAATCCGGTCGTTATCTTAATGAAATAG
- a CDS encoding DUF4934 domain-containing protein — MKRQIVSCGIFAMLLLASCNGAQQTSEVDLIDIAGGMEKLTELKVSDLGKTIRYIPLETTDSCLIGDFPNIKLLDDKIMVYNGKQCLLFDKETGKFICSVGHRGDDPEAYSSTCGYLNPKNQLLYFNRDPNQLVKYNQKGNFAGVITIPSPETSTGNIQINRPGMNGFVFSDSIIIGHYVGGLGQRCPSSVLYFSDKGNYIDTIPNIIPELGTGQVGDINNISVRKGFGLLEGIIQIQYNNGKQSICVPGYTALWKCNDEIRFKELFTDTIYTLKHNQLEKYIIFNTGKYYWPASERTLTDNNSDRIMISYAIENDKLLYFQFIRGLYTDKHILYNGIYDKNTKVTNIALAENNFVDDLTHFMPFTPSFLNEKGECASLVQAADILTWLEEHPEVKIEKELGVLKNLNEESNPVVVLVK, encoded by the coding sequence ATGAAGAGACAAATTGTATCATGCGGCATTTTTGCTATGCTATTGTTAGCCTCCTGCAATGGAGCGCAGCAAACCTCTGAAGTCGATCTGATAGATATTGCCGGAGGAATGGAGAAACTGACAGAACTAAAAGTATCTGATCTCGGGAAAACAATCCGATACATTCCTTTAGAAACAACGGACTCCTGCCTGATCGGAGATTTTCCTAATATCAAACTTCTGGATGATAAAATTATGGTCTATAACGGCAAACAGTGTTTGCTGTTTGACAAAGAAACCGGAAAGTTTATTTGTTCTGTAGGGCACAGAGGAGACGATCCTGAAGCTTATAGCAGTACTTGCGGATATCTGAATCCCAAAAACCAATTATTGTATTTTAATCGCGATCCCAACCAATTGGTAAAATATAACCAAAAAGGAAATTTCGCAGGAGTCATCACCATCCCTTCGCCGGAAACTTCAACGGGCAATATACAAATAAACCGTCCCGGAATGAATGGGTTTGTATTCTCTGATTCCATTATTATAGGGCATTATGTAGGAGGATTAGGACAAAGATGTCCCAGTTCGGTATTATATTTCTCTGATAAAGGTAATTACATAGATACGATCCCGAATATCATTCCCGAATTAGGAACAGGACAGGTTGGAGACATCAACAACATTTCGGTACGCAAGGGATTCGGACTGTTAGAAGGCATTATTCAAATACAGTATAACAACGGAAAACAAAGTATCTGTGTACCCGGATATACGGCACTGTGGAAGTGTAATGACGAAATCCGATTCAAAGAATTATTTACCGACACCATCTACACATTGAAACACAATCAGCTGGAAAAGTACATAATATTCAATACCGGTAAATATTACTGGCCGGCTTCCGAACGTACGCTTACAGACAATAACAGTGACCGAATTATGATCAGCTATGCAATCGAGAATGACAAGTTACTCTATTTCCAGTTCATCAGAGGGCTTTACACAGACAAACACATCTTGTACAATGGAATTTATGACAAAAATACAAAAGTGACTAATATAGCTTTAGCTGAAAATAATTTCGTTGATGACTTGACCCATTTTATGCCTTTTACTCCCAGCTTTCTTAATGAAAAAGGTGAATGTGCCTCTTTGGTTCAAGCTGCTGACATTCTTACTTGGCTAGAGGAACATCCGGAAGTCAAAATAGAAAAAGAACTAGGCGTCCTGAAGAATTTGAATGAAGAATCCAACCCGGTAGTAGTATTGGTAAAATAA
- the galE gene encoding UDP-glucose 4-epimerase GalE, producing MKERILVTGGTGYIGSHTVVELQNSGYEVIIIDNLSNSNADVVDNIEKVSGIRPVFEKLDCLDFDGLDAVFNKYKGIKAIIHFAASKAVGESVEKPLLYYRNNLVSLINLLELMPKHGIEGIVFSSSCTVYGEPDELPVTENAPIKKATSPYGNTKQINEEIVRDTVASGAPINAILLRYFNPIGAHPTALLGELPNGVPQNLIPYLTQTAIGIREKLSVFGDDYDTPDGSCIRDFINVVDLAKAHVIAIARILEKKQKDKVETFNIGTGRGVSVLELINGFEKATGVKLNYQIVGRRAGDIEKVWANPDYANNELGWKAQETLEDTLRSAWAWQLKLRERGIQ from the coding sequence ATGAAAGAAAGAATTTTAGTAACAGGCGGAACCGGGTATATCGGCTCTCATACTGTGGTAGAGCTGCAAAACAGTGGATACGAAGTAATCATCATTGATAATTTATCTAATTCAAATGCTGATGTCGTAGATAATATCGAAAAGGTATCAGGTATTCGTCCTGTTTTCGAGAAACTGGATTGCTTGGATTTTGACGGTTTAGATGCCGTGTTCAATAAATATAAAGGTATTAAAGCGATTATCCACTTTGCGGCCAGCAAGGCAGTAGGTGAGTCTGTAGAAAAACCATTGCTTTATTATCGCAACAACCTCGTTTCTTTAATTAACTTGCTTGAATTAATGCCTAAACATGGCATTGAGGGCATTGTATTCTCTTCTTCATGTACTGTATATGGTGAACCGGATGAATTGCCTGTAACAGAGAATGCTCCGATAAAGAAAGCTACTTCTCCTTATGGAAATACCAAACAGATTAATGAAGAGATTGTTAGAGATACAGTAGCTTCCGGTGCTCCGATTAATGCAATTTTACTGCGTTATTTTAATCCGATTGGTGCTCATCCGACAGCATTGTTAGGAGAACTTCCTAATGGCGTACCTCAAAATCTTATTCCGTATTTAACTCAGACTGCTATCGGGATTCGCGAAAAATTGAGTGTCTTCGGTGATGATTATGATACACCTGACGGTTCATGTATCCGTGACTTTATCAATGTAGTCGATCTTGCTAAAGCACACGTAATTGCTATTGCACGTATTCTTGAAAAGAAACAAAAAGATAAAGTTGAAACTTTCAATATCGGTACAGGACGTGGAGTTTCAGTTCTTGAACTGATCAACGGATTTGAGAAAGCTACCGGCGTAAAACTGAACTATCAGATTGTTGGACGTCGTGCCGGTGATATTGAAAAGGTATGGGCTAACCCTGATTATGCGAACAATGAATTGGGTTGGAAAGCTCAGGAAACTCTGGAAGATACACTGCGTTCTGCTTGGGCATGGCAGTTGAAACTTCGTGAAAGAGGTATCCAATAA
- the rsxA gene encoding electron transport complex subunit RsxA yields the protein MEYILIFISAIFVNNIVLSQFLGICPFLGVSKKVDTALGMSAAVAFVLTIATIVTFLIQKFVLDAFGLQYLQTITFILVIAALVQMVEIILKKVSPALYQALGVFLPLITTNCCILGVAILVIQKDYDLLTGVVYAFSTAIGFGLALVLFAGLREQMSLVKIPEGMKGTPIALITAGLLAMAFMGFSGVV from the coding sequence ATGGAATATATATTGATATTTATCTCGGCAATCTTTGTTAATAACATTGTGTTGTCGCAATTTCTGGGAATCTGTCCTTTCTTGGGTGTTTCCAAGAAGGTGGATACTGCATTGGGTATGAGTGCAGCGGTAGCTTTCGTGCTTACCATTGCTACGATCGTAACGTTCCTGATCCAGAAGTTTGTACTCGATGCCTTCGGGTTGCAGTACTTGCAGACTATCACGTTTATCTTGGTTATCGCTGCATTGGTGCAGATGGTAGAAATTATTCTGAAGAAAGTTTCTCCCGCACTTTATCAGGCATTGGGCGTATTCCTTCCCTTGATTACAACGAATTGTTGTATCTTGGGTGTGGCAATTCTTGTTATCCAAAAAGATTATGACCTACTGACGGGTGTTGTATATGCATTCTCTACTGCTATTGGTTTCGGTCTGGCCCTGGTACTTTTCGCCGGACTCCGTGAGCAGATGAGTCTTGTGAAAATTCCCGAAGGAATGAAAGGTACTCCGATTGCTTTAATTACAGCCGGATTGCTGGCTATGGCATTTATGGGATTCTCCGGAGTTGTATAA
- the rsxE gene encoding electron transport complex subunit RsxE, which produces MNNFKVLMNGIVKENPTFVLLLGMCPTLGTTSSAINGMGMGLATMFVLICSNVVISLIKNLIPDMVRIPSFIVVIASFVTLLQMVMQAYVPGLYATLGLFIPLIVVNCIVLGRAEAFAAKNNALSSMFDGIGMGLGFTIALTLLGAVREFLGTGKVFNLSIIPEEYGMLVFVLAPGAFIALGYLIALINSLKKAN; this is translated from the coding sequence ATGAATAACTTTAAAGTATTAATGAATGGGATTGTTAAAGAGAATCCGACATTTGTGCTCCTGCTTGGTATGTGTCCTACACTCGGTACGACTTCCTCGGCCATAAATGGTATGGGTATGGGGCTTGCCACTATGTTTGTATTGATCTGTTCCAATGTAGTGATTTCATTGATAAAGAACCTGATTCCGGACATGGTGCGTATTCCGTCATTCATTGTAGTCATTGCATCTTTTGTGACTTTGCTTCAGATGGTAATGCAAGCATATGTACCCGGACTGTACGCTACATTGGGACTTTTTATTCCATTGATTGTTGTGAACTGCATTGTGTTGGGACGTGCAGAAGCATTTGCAGCCAAGAATAATGCACTTTCTTCTATGTTCGACGGAATCGGTATGGGATTGGGCTTTACAATTGCCCTTACATTGCTGGGAGCTGTTCGTGAGTTCCTGGGTACAGGCAAGGTATTCAACTTGTCAATCATTCCGGAAGAATACGGTATGCTTGTCTTTGTGCTTGCTCCGGGTGCGTTTATCGCATTGGGATATCTGATTGCGTTGATTAACAGCCTTAAGAAAGCGAATTAA